One window of the Candidatus Hydrogenedentota bacterium genome contains the following:
- a CDS encoding DUF1569 domain-containing protein encodes MASLDRTYAAHARDRLSCLPANAAPRWGSMNPAQLFGHLATTLRYSMGEYPPLPSRANWRSRWVFRPLILYGLVAIPRNVRLPRQHGAASSMPEGSLDALCRALDEYLDRREAGALPAVVHPFFGMLSARAWARFHVRHFEHHLNQFGV; translated from the coding sequence GTGGCGAGTCTGGACCGTACATACGCCGCGCATGCAAGGGACCGGTTGTCGTGTCTGCCCGCGAATGCGGCGCCGCGCTGGGGGAGCATGAATCCCGCTCAATTGTTTGGGCACCTGGCAACAACGCTGCGGTACTCGATGGGCGAGTATCCGCCGCTGCCCTCGCGTGCGAACTGGAGAAGCCGCTGGGTCTTCCGTCCGCTTATTCTGTACGGACTTGTGGCAATTCCGCGCAATGTCCGCCTGCCGCGGCAACACGGGGCCGCCTCTTCCATGCCCGAGGGCAGTCTCGACGCTCTGTGCCGCGCGCTCGATGAGTACCTGGACCGCCGCGAGGCAGGCGCGCTGCCCGCCGTCGTGCACCCGTTCTTCGGCATGCTCAGCGCCCGCGCATGGGCCCGTTTCCACGTGCGCCACTTCGAGCACCACCTGAACCAGTTCGGCGTGTAA